One part of the Pseudoalteromonas piscicida genome encodes these proteins:
- the prpB gene encoding methylisocitrate lyase — translation MSAGKKFREALKANKPLQIVGTINAYSAMMAKKIGHQAIYLSGGGVANASYGLPDLGMTSLNDVIADVSRITSACDLPLMVDIDTGWGGAFNIAKTIRDMEKAGAAAVHMEDQVAQKRCGHRPNKEIVSTEEMVDRIKAAVDARTDPDFFIMARTDSFAQEGLEAAIERAKAYVAAGADGIFAEAVQTEEHYRAFSEALDVPILANITEFGKTELWNKAELGEWGVDMVLYPLSAFRAMNKAAELVYQSILENGDQKSVLDTMQTRMDLYDYLGYHDYEQKLDALFAEGKNK, via the coding sequence ATGAGCGCAGGAAAAAAATTTCGTGAAGCATTAAAAGCCAATAAACCGCTTCAAATCGTCGGCACTATCAACGCATATAGCGCGATGATGGCAAAGAAAATCGGTCATCAAGCTATCTATCTTTCTGGTGGTGGCGTTGCTAATGCATCTTATGGTTTACCTGACTTAGGAATGACATCTCTAAATGATGTAATTGCAGATGTAAGTCGCATTACCTCGGCTTGTGATCTACCTTTAATGGTCGACATTGATACTGGATGGGGCGGCGCTTTCAATATCGCAAAAACCATCCGAGATATGGAAAAAGCAGGTGCCGCTGCGGTACATATGGAAGATCAAGTAGCGCAAAAGCGTTGTGGTCACCGTCCAAATAAAGAAATCGTGTCGACAGAAGAAATGGTTGATCGTATTAAAGCAGCAGTTGATGCGCGCACCGATCCTGACTTTTTCATTATGGCAAGAACAGATTCGTTTGCACAAGAAGGGCTAGAAGCGGCAATTGAGCGCGCGAAAGCCTATGTTGCAGCAGGCGCTGATGGCATTTTTGCAGAAGCGGTACAAACTGAAGAGCACTATCGCGCATTCAGCGAAGCACTTGATGTGCCCATCCTTGCGAATATCACTGAGTTTGGTAAGACAGAACTTTGGAACAAAGCTGAGCTGGGTGAGTGGGGCGTAGATATGGTGCTTTACCCATTGAGTGCGTTCAGAGCGATGAACAAAGCGGCGGAGCTGGTGTATCAGTCTATTTTAGAAAATGGGGATCAGAAATCGGTACTCGATACCATGCAAACCCGAATGGATTTGTATGATTACCTTGGTTATCACGATTATGAGCAAAAGCTCGATGCATTATTCGCCGAAGGTAAAAATAAGTAA
- the prpC gene encoding bifunctional 2-methylcitrate synthase/citrate synthase: MAKVLSGAGLRGQVAGKTALSTVGKSGSGLTYRGYDVKDLAENCQFEEVAHLILKGNLPNQAELDAYKSELKAMRGLPQALKEVLERIPADAHPMDVLRTGCSMLGNLEGEASFDEQGKVTDRMLASFPSIICYWYRFSHDGVRVDVETDDDSIGAHFLHLLHGEKPSELHERVMHVSLILYAEHEFNASTFTARVCASTLSDMHSCITGAIGSLRGPLHGGANEAAMEMIERFESADHAEQEMMGMLERKEKIMGFGHAIYSECDPRNEIIKRWSEKLAADVGDTVLYPVSVRCEEVMWREKKLFCNADFFHASAYNFMKIPTKLFTPIFVMSRLTGWAAHVMEQRADNRIIRPSAEYTGEELRPVPAISER, translated from the coding sequence ATGGCTAAAGTACTAAGTGGCGCGGGCCTTCGTGGTCAAGTAGCAGGAAAAACAGCACTATCAACGGTAGGTAAGTCGGGCTCAGGTTTGACTTATCGTGGCTACGATGTAAAGGATCTAGCTGAAAATTGTCAGTTTGAAGAGGTGGCTCACCTTATCCTTAAAGGTAACTTACCAAACCAAGCTGAACTAGACGCTTATAAAAGCGAGCTAAAAGCAATGCGCGGTTTACCGCAGGCATTAAAAGAAGTATTAGAACGTATTCCTGCTGATGCACACCCAATGGACGTATTACGTACGGGTTGTTCAATGCTTGGTAACCTTGAAGGTGAAGCAAGTTTTGATGAACAAGGTAAAGTAACCGATCGCATGCTTGCAAGTTTCCCAAGCATTATTTGTTACTGGTATCGCTTTAGCCATGATGGCGTTCGTGTCGATGTGGAGACAGATGACGATTCAATCGGTGCACATTTCTTACACTTATTGCACGGCGAAAAACCAAGTGAGCTACATGAGCGTGTGATGCACGTATCACTTATCCTTTATGCAGAGCATGAGTTTAACGCATCAACCTTTACAGCGCGTGTTTGTGCCTCAACGCTTTCTGACATGCACTCATGTATTACTGGTGCGATTGGTTCTCTACGTGGTCCACTTCACGGTGGCGCAAACGAAGCGGCAATGGAAATGATTGAGCGCTTTGAATCTGCGGATCACGCAGAGCAAGAAATGATGGGTATGCTTGAGCGTAAAGAGAAGATCATGGGCTTTGGTCACGCTATCTATTCAGAATGTGATCCTCGTAACGAAATCATCAAACGTTGGTCTGAAAAACTAGCGGCAGATGTGGGGGATACAGTACTTTACCCTGTATCTGTGCGCTGTGAAGAAGTCATGTGGCGCGAGAAAAAGCTATTCTGCAATGCCGATTTCTTCCATGCTTCAGCTTATAACTTCATGAAGATCCCAACTAAATTGTTCACGCCAATCTTTGTTATGTCACGTCTGACAGGTTGGGCTGCACACGTTATGGAGCAGCGCGCAGATAACCGTATCATTCGCCCATCGGCGGAATACACTGGCGAGGAGCTACGCCCAGTTCCTGCCATTTCTGAGCGTTAA
- the prpF gene encoding 2-methylaconitate cis-trans isomerase PrpF, whose translation MSQFKPQIKIPATYMRGGTSKGVFFNLTDLPEYAQQPGEARDNLLLRVIGSPDPYGKHTDGMGGATSSTSKTVILSKSDKADHDVNYLFGQVAIDKPFIDWSGNCGNLTAAVGAFAISNGLVDANKVPENGVAVVKIWQVNISKTIVAYVPISNGEVQETGDFELDGVTFPAAEVVVEFMDPSDPDVDMFPSGNLVDTLTVPDEGTFEVTMISAGIPTLFFRASDLGYEGTELQEAINGDSGALERFEKIRAYGAVKMGLIGHIDEAKVRQHTPKIAFVAPAKSYAASSGKAVEANTIDLNVRALSMGKLHHAMMGTAAVAIATAAAIPGTLVNEAAGGGDLNSVTFGHPSGTLKVGAEALQESGRWQAKKAVMSRSARVLMEGRVCVPEA comes from the coding sequence ATGAGCCAATTTAAGCCGCAAATTAAAATTCCCGCCACCTATATGCGTGGCGGCACCTCTAAAGGGGTGTTCTTTAATTTAACGGATTTACCCGAGTATGCTCAGCAACCGGGTGAAGCGCGAGATAATTTGCTGTTACGTGTGATTGGCAGCCCAGATCCCTATGGTAAACATACCGATGGCATGGGCGGCGCAACTTCCAGTACCAGCAAAACGGTGATTTTAAGTAAAAGTGACAAAGCCGACCATGACGTGAATTATCTTTTTGGTCAGGTTGCTATCGACAAACCATTTATTGATTGGAGCGGAAATTGCGGCAATTTAACGGCTGCAGTTGGCGCGTTTGCGATTAGTAATGGCTTAGTCGACGCGAATAAAGTGCCAGAGAACGGCGTCGCCGTCGTTAAAATCTGGCAGGTGAATATTAGCAAAACCATAGTGGCGTATGTTCCAATCAGCAATGGAGAAGTGCAAGAGACGGGCGACTTTGAACTGGATGGCGTAACTTTCCCAGCAGCAGAAGTGGTGGTTGAGTTTATGGATCCAAGCGACCCAGATGTTGATATGTTTCCGTCGGGCAATCTCGTCGATACGTTAACTGTGCCTGATGAAGGCACCTTTGAAGTGACCATGATAAGTGCCGGGATCCCAACGCTTTTCTTCCGTGCTTCCGATTTAGGTTATGAAGGTACAGAGTTACAAGAAGCGATTAATGGAGACTCAGGTGCACTCGAGCGATTTGAAAAGATCCGTGCTTATGGCGCAGTTAAAATGGGTTTAATAGGTCATATTGACGAAGCGAAAGTTCGCCAACATACCCCAAAAATTGCCTTCGTTGCACCTGCTAAATCTTATGCAGCATCGAGCGGTAAAGCGGTGGAAGCCAATACCATCGACTTAAACGTTCGCGCCTTATCTATGGGTAAGTTGCACCATGCGATGATGGGAACTGCCGCAGTGGCGATAGCAACCGCGGCGGCAATTCCTGGCACCCTAGTTAACGAAGCCGCTGGTGGTGGTGATCTTAACTCCGTGACCTTTGGACATCCGTCAGGCACCTTAAAGGTTGGCGCTGAAGCACTACAAGAGTCTGGCCGTTGGCAAGCTAAAAAAGCCGTCATGAGCCGCAGCGCTCGCGTGCTAATGGAAGGCCGAGTTTGCGTCCCAGAGGCGTAG
- a CDS encoding RidA family protein, with the protein MIERIDTKQRMSRIVKHNGTIYLCGQVCKDAEQGIRAQTETMLEKVDELLIQAGSDRKHILSATIYIKDMKYFAEMNEVWDAWVPEGYAPARACVEASMAREALLVEISVVAAEI; encoded by the coding sequence GTGATTGAACGAATTGATACCAAACAACGAATGAGCCGCATTGTAAAACACAATGGTACTATTTATTTATGTGGCCAAGTCTGTAAAGACGCCGAGCAAGGAATTAGGGCACAAACTGAAACCATGCTTGAGAAAGTTGATGAGCTACTTATTCAAGCAGGGAGCGACCGCAAACACATTCTTTCTGCGACAATTTATATTAAAGACATGAAGTATTTTGCAGAAATGAACGAGGTTTGGGATGCATGGGTGCCTGAAGGTTATGCACCAGCTCGCGCTTGCGTAGAAGCGAGCATGGCTCGTGAAGCATTACTTGTTGAGATTTCGGTGGTTGCTGCAGAGATCTAG
- a CDS encoding substrate-binding periplasmic protein — protein sequence MLSLLLITGLAQAKTYTVLVYHGANPPYYFEEQGKPKGIFVDIFQELAKLTSYQFEFMPLSVARGQRYFDQGKIDIEPGINKVWRAEADVPGIYSIDYAFSTEVLLGYQSRCVGKHRPEQFYGALVGKVRGYRYDNFEAHLGEDKIVVYENVSEKELLAQLEHERLDYIMIGSVTADYYISQQPKYRKFQSCYEISRLPVHMRLQPHLTELQTGINIALRRMVNDGKIKSIYAKYRLTH from the coding sequence ATGCTTTCTCTGCTGCTAATAACCGGATTAGCGCAGGCGAAAACCTATACCGTACTGGTCTATCACGGTGCCAATCCTCCTTACTATTTTGAAGAGCAAGGAAAACCCAAAGGTATTTTTGTCGACATTTTTCAAGAGTTGGCAAAACTGACTTCATACCAATTTGAGTTTATGCCGCTCTCTGTCGCCAGAGGACAGCGCTATTTCGACCAAGGTAAAATAGATATTGAACCTGGGATCAATAAAGTATGGCGGGCCGAAGCAGACGTTCCGGGGATTTACAGCATCGACTATGCCTTCTCAACAGAAGTGCTGCTTGGGTATCAATCTCGCTGTGTGGGCAAGCATAGGCCCGAGCAGTTTTATGGCGCATTAGTCGGCAAAGTAAGAGGGTATCGTTACGATAATTTTGAAGCGCACTTGGGTGAAGACAAGATAGTCGTTTATGAAAATGTATCGGAGAAAGAACTACTAGCACAGCTTGAACATGAGCGTTTAGACTACATCATGATTGGTTCGGTGACAGCAGATTACTATATTTCACAACAACCAAAGTATCGCAAATTTCAATCTTGCTATGAAATAAGCCGATTACCCGTACATATGCGCTTGCAGCCTCATTTAACTGAGTTACAAACGGGAATAAATATCGCCTTGCGACGAATGGTTAATGACGGAAAAATAAAATCCATCTATGCTAAATATAGATTAACGCATTAA
- a CDS encoding LysE family translocator, whose translation MMFEALLSVAITTAVLLGSPGPAPLALAATGASQGVKKGFPFLAGILAGLLVAVIFAATGAAGLLVSHPQVTLMLKWLAAAYLIYVAYKIAANNAALGSAGAQLPSFKDGFILNLLNPKAYAACIAIFATASVPASSNLVATLLAASVCYVVAIVVDTIWLVLGGVIFKTLKDETVLKRIRVSFALTLVVLVLYGLFVV comes from the coding sequence ATGATGTTTGAAGCTTTACTTTCTGTGGCAATCACAACCGCGGTATTACTTGGCTCACCCGGTCCTGCGCCACTTGCACTGGCTGCGACGGGGGCGAGTCAAGGTGTTAAAAAAGGTTTCCCGTTCTTAGCTGGTATTTTGGCAGGACTGCTTGTCGCGGTGATCTTTGCTGCCACTGGGGCTGCAGGGTTACTGGTTAGTCATCCCCAAGTGACACTCATGCTCAAATGGCTTGCAGCCGCCTACTTAATTTATGTAGCCTACAAAATTGCAGCAAACAACGCGGCGCTTGGCAGTGCAGGTGCGCAGCTACCGAGCTTTAAAGATGGGTTTATTCTTAACCTCCTCAACCCCAAAGCCTACGCCGCGTGTATCGCTATTTTTGCGACGGCTTCGGTGCCGGCAAGCTCAAATCTAGTTGCTACGTTACTTGCCGCTAGCGTGTGCTACGTAGTGGCGATAGTGGTCGACACAATATGGCTGGTATTAGGTGGTGTGATTTTTAAAACGCTGAAAGATGAAACCGTGCTCAAGCGGATCCGAGTTAGCTTTGCGTTAACTTTAGTTGTACTTGTTCTTTACGGGCTATTTGTCGTTTGA
- a CDS encoding substrate-binding periplasmic protein, producing MTNAVVGRLLLFILLISPLPLWAKLQVVTELSPPNQTIENHQVAGSSTVLVKAILKAAELEGQFSIYPWARAFKLAQHDKHTLIYSIAKTPAREDSFHWIGPVAVFHLGFVTNRYREDIKIQSLEDAKQYKIAVQRGDIAEGTLKALGFNFVQTSDIEKSYELLVANRVDLVIDDPRYIKTMATELNLPADHFAFLYDVKALSVKGYLATNNQLPADIVERLRIAFAKVSKTEAYRKVLEL from the coding sequence ATGACGAATGCTGTTGTTGGACGTCTACTACTGTTTATTTTGCTGATTAGCCCATTACCGTTATGGGCGAAATTACAGGTTGTTACGGAACTTTCTCCACCCAATCAAACCATAGAAAACCACCAAGTTGCAGGCTCAAGTACCGTTCTGGTCAAAGCGATTTTAAAAGCGGCTGAACTCGAGGGACAGTTTTCTATTTACCCTTGGGCCAGAGCTTTTAAATTAGCGCAGCATGACAAACATACCTTAATTTATAGCATCGCAAAGACCCCCGCAAGAGAAGACAGTTTTCATTGGATTGGTCCTGTTGCTGTATTTCATTTAGGGTTTGTTACCAATCGTTATCGTGAGGACATAAAAATCCAATCACTTGAGGATGCAAAACAATACAAAATAGCAGTTCAGCGTGGTGATATCGCCGAAGGCACACTTAAAGCACTCGGGTTTAACTTTGTTCAAACCAGCGACATCGAAAAGTCATATGAGTTACTCGTTGCAAATCGCGTTGATTTAGTGATTGATGACCCGCGTTATATCAAAACCATGGCCACGGAACTTAACCTTCCAGCCGACCACTTTGCCTTTTTATACGATGTGAAGGCACTCTCGGTAAAAGGTTACCTTGCAACGAACAACCAGTTACCAGCCGATATTGTCGAACGATTACGTATTGCATTTGCGAAAGTAAGTAAAACAGAAGCGTACCGTAAGGTATTGGAGCTCTAG
- the acnD gene encoding Fe/S-dependent 2-methylisocitrate dehydratase AcnD gives MNTQFRKRLPDSELCYYDTKEAVEAIKPGSYETLPYTSRVLAENLVRRAEPGKLNDYLEQIIERRRDLDFPWFPARVVCHDILGQTALVDLAGLRDAIAEKGGDPAKVNPVVPTQLIVDHSLAVEHAGYEEDAFEKNRAIEDRRNDDRFHFINWTKTAFKNVDVIPPGNGILHQINLEKMSPVIQARDGVAFPDTLVGTDSHTPHVDALGVIAVGVGGLEAESVMLGRASYMRLPDIVGVEIIGKRQPGITATDIVLAITEFLRKERVVSSYLEFFGEGTQDLNLGDRATISNMTPEYGATAAMFYIDEQTIDYLKLTGRDDEQIKLVEKYAKLTGLWADSLQNVQYERVLKFDLSTVTRNIAGPSNPHRRVATNDLVNQGIVKEIEAPQDGLMPDGAVIIAAITSCTNTSNPRNVVAAGLLARNANKLGLARKPWVKTSFTPGSKAVRSYMEEAKLLPELEQLGFGVVAFACTTCNGMSGALDPKIQQEVIDRDLYSTAVLSGNRNFDGRIHPYAKQAFLASPPLVVAYAIAGTVRFDIENGVLGRDQEGNPVTLKDIWPSDEEIDAVIKESVKPEQFRAVYEPMFDLTVDYGEDNDPLYQWRPTSTYIRRPPYWEGALASERTMKGMRPLAILGDNITTDHLSPSNAILASSAAGEYLAKMGLPEEDFNSYATHRGDHLTAQRATFANPKLLNEMVVENGEVVQGSLARVEPEGKVTRMWEAIEAYMERKQPLIIVAGADYGQGSSRDWAAKGVRLAGVEVIAAEGFERIHRTNLIGMGVLPLEFRAGTTRKTLELDGTETYDVEGEPAPGATLTLVINRQSGERVEVPVTCRLDTFEEVSIYSAGGVLQRFAQDFLEAEGV, from the coding sequence ATGAATACTCAATTCCGTAAACGTTTACCTGATTCTGAGCTTTGCTATTACGATACAAAAGAAGCGGTAGAAGCCATCAAACCAGGTAGCTACGAGACTTTACCTTATACCTCGCGTGTGCTTGCTGAAAACTTAGTACGCCGCGCTGAGCCTGGAAAACTCAATGATTATCTTGAACAGATCATCGAGCGTCGTCGCGATTTGGACTTCCCGTGGTTTCCTGCTCGCGTAGTGTGCCACGATATTTTGGGCCAAACTGCTTTAGTCGACCTTGCGGGTCTGCGTGATGCTATCGCTGAAAAAGGCGGCGATCCGGCTAAAGTCAATCCAGTCGTACCGACTCAGCTGATTGTCGATCACAGCTTAGCTGTAGAGCACGCCGGTTATGAAGAAGATGCATTTGAGAAAAACCGCGCGATTGAAGACCGTCGAAATGACGACCGTTTTCACTTTATCAACTGGACCAAAACGGCATTTAAAAACGTTGATGTGATCCCGCCAGGCAACGGTATTTTGCACCAAATCAATTTGGAAAAAATGTCGCCAGTTATTCAAGCGCGCGACGGTGTTGCCTTCCCTGATACGCTTGTTGGCACCGACAGCCACACGCCACACGTTGATGCACTCGGTGTTATCGCCGTTGGTGTGGGTGGCCTTGAAGCGGAAAGCGTGATGCTTGGTCGTGCGTCTTACATGCGATTGCCTGATATTGTTGGTGTTGAAATCATTGGTAAACGCCAACCGGGGATCACCGCAACAGATATCGTACTGGCGATCACTGAGTTTTTACGTAAAGAGCGCGTCGTTTCGAGCTACTTAGAATTCTTTGGTGAAGGTACGCAAGATCTTAATTTAGGTGACCGTGCGACAATTTCAAACATGACACCAGAGTACGGTGCAACCGCGGCCATGTTCTATATCGATGAGCAAACCATTGATTATTTGAAGCTCACCGGCCGTGACGATGAGCAAATTAAGCTGGTGGAAAAATACGCTAAGCTAACAGGGCTTTGGGCTGATTCTTTACAAAACGTACAGTACGAGCGTGTACTTAAGTTCGATTTGTCTACGGTGACGCGTAATATTGCAGGTCCTTCAAATCCGCATCGCCGCGTTGCAACTAACGACCTTGTCAATCAAGGTATCGTTAAAGAGATTGAAGCGCCACAAGATGGCTTGATGCCAGATGGTGCGGTGATCATCGCTGCGATCACCAGCTGTACTAATACCAGTAACCCACGCAACGTCGTTGCCGCAGGCTTACTGGCGCGTAATGCCAATAAATTAGGTCTTGCTCGTAAGCCTTGGGTGAAAACGTCTTTTACACCAGGGTCAAAAGCGGTACGTTCTTATATGGAAGAGGCAAAGCTCCTACCTGAGCTTGAGCAGCTCGGTTTCGGTGTCGTTGCCTTCGCTTGTACGACTTGTAATGGCATGAGTGGCGCACTTGATCCGAAAATTCAACAAGAAGTGATTGACCGTGATTTATACTCAACGGCAGTGTTATCGGGTAACCGTAACTTTGACGGTCGAATTCATCCTTACGCGAAACAAGCCTTCTTAGCTTCACCACCGCTGGTTGTGGCTTATGCAATTGCAGGCACCGTGCGTTTTGATATTGAAAATGGTGTTTTAGGTCGCGACCAAGAGGGCAATCCGGTCACGCTTAAAGATATCTGGCCAAGCGATGAAGAAATCGATGCGGTGATCAAAGAAAGTGTTAAACCAGAGCAGTTCCGCGCCGTTTATGAACCAATGTTTGACCTTACGGTAGATTATGGTGAAGACAACGACCCACTTTATCAGTGGCGTCCAACGAGTACCTATATTCGTCGCCCTCCTTATTGGGAAGGGGCACTCGCGAGCGAGCGTACCATGAAAGGCATGCGTCCATTAGCGATTTTAGGTGACAACATCACCACTGACCATTTATCGCCATCGAATGCGATTTTGGCAAGCAGTGCGGCGGGTGAGTATCTGGCCAAAATGGGCTTACCAGAGGAAGATTTCAACTCATACGCGACACACCGAGGTGATCACTTAACGGCGCAGCGTGCGACATTCGCTAACCCCAAACTATTAAACGAAATGGTGGTTGAAAACGGCGAAGTGGTACAGGGTTCACTGGCGCGTGTTGAGCCTGAAGGCAAAGTCACCAGAATGTGGGAAGCCATCGAAGCCTATATGGAGCGTAAACAACCGCTGATCATCGTTGCCGGCGCAGATTACGGCCAAGGTTCGTCTCGTGACTGGGCTGCAAAAGGTGTACGTTTGGCTGGAGTTGAAGTTATCGCAGCGGAAGGGTTTGAGCGTATTCACCGTACCAACTTAATCGGTATGGGTGTACTGCCACTTGAGTTTAGAGCGGGCACGACTCGTAAAACGCTTGAACTCGATGGTACAGAAACCTATGACGTTGAGGGTGAACCTGCACCAGGCGCTACATTAACTCTCGTGATTAATCGTCAAAGTGGTGAGCGTGTAGAGGTGCCTGTGACTTGTCGCTTAGATACCTTTGAAGAAGTGTCTATTTACTCTGCTGGCGGCGTGTTACAACGCTTTGCTCAAGACTTCCTCGAAGCAGAAGGCGTATAA
- a CDS encoding GntR family transcriptional regulator: MSFFDEQAVTSSDKAFFRMRKEIVEGEITAGSKLSEMELSTKYEVSRAVVREAINRLESCHLVERKANVGARVVTLTPEGLMELYQIREALEGMAARLAAQHMTDTEIQDLEGLLSSQFDEVKNQHSYYQEAGDLDFHYRIILGSKNASLISMLVNGLYHLVRMYRVQLGMAGPRVTTAFDEHKHIVRAISNRDPELAEILMRRHIQYSKNNIATKLASNQSHF; this comes from the coding sequence ATGAGCTTTTTTGACGAGCAAGCGGTTACTTCTTCTGATAAAGCATTCTTTCGTATGCGAAAGGAAATTGTAGAAGGTGAAATAACGGCAGGTTCTAAGCTCAGTGAAATGGAATTGTCGACAAAGTATGAAGTCAGCAGAGCGGTTGTTCGCGAGGCAATTAATCGCTTGGAGTCATGTCACTTAGTTGAACGTAAAGCCAATGTCGGGGCGCGCGTTGTTACTCTCACACCGGAAGGGTTAATGGAGCTTTATCAGATCCGTGAAGCACTAGAAGGTATGGCGGCAAGGCTTGCAGCGCAGCACATGACTGACACTGAAATTCAAGACCTAGAAGGTTTGTTGTCGAGTCAATTCGATGAAGTCAAAAACCAACATTCTTATTATCAAGAAGCGGGCGATCTCGATTTTCATTACCGCATTATTCTTGGCAGTAAAAATGCGAGTCTTATCTCTATGCTAGTCAATGGGCTGTACCACTTGGTGCGTATGTATCGTGTGCAGTTAGGGATGGCCGGTCCCCGCGTCACCACGGCATTTGACGAGCATAAACATATCGTTCGTGCGATCAGTAACCGCGATCCTGAACTGGCAGAAATACTGATGCGTCGACATATTCAATATTCTAAAAATAATATCGCAACCAAGTTAGCAAGCAATCAATCACACTTTTAA
- a CDS encoding GNAT family N-acetyltransferase, whose amino-acid sequence MIVPPGEKDIPISDICVEFSDSAFALRTLRIGEYKRLERLFSLRYGDEYDVEELLKLRQQRVLVPFLQATEDKSKHCICVRQTQTREMLGMILITVDDSAAKKVLVEESWFIHDALYDKVFCVLVTEYLNTLGFALVEFRVDERNDVVRRWVEQLGAHFDGILRHEGVYRNECFNLAVYSISQEEWQCVVPLYSIYKALPQ is encoded by the coding sequence ATGATCGTTCCACCAGGTGAAAAAGACATCCCCATAAGTGATATCTGTGTTGAGTTTTCGGACTCAGCGTTTGCTTTGAGAACGTTAAGAATAGGGGAATATAAACGGTTGGAGCGTCTGTTTTCGCTTAGATATGGTGATGAGTACGATGTCGAAGAGTTATTAAAGTTACGACAACAAAGAGTGCTAGTACCTTTTTTACAAGCTACTGAAGATAAATCAAAGCACTGTATTTGTGTGCGACAAACTCAAACGCGCGAAATGCTTGGCATGATCTTAATTACAGTCGATGACTCAGCGGCGAAAAAAGTATTAGTAGAAGAGAGTTGGTTTATTCACGATGCCCTGTATGACAAGGTGTTTTGTGTACTGGTGACAGAGTATTTGAATACGCTAGGCTTTGCTTTGGTTGAATTTAGAGTCGACGAGCGTAATGATGTAGTACGCCGGTGGGTTGAGCAACTTGGTGCTCACTTTGATGGCATATTACGTCATGAAGGTGTTTATCGGAACGAGTGCTTCAACCTTGCTGTGTACTCTATTTCTCAGGAAGAGTGGCAGTGTGTTGTTCCCTTGTATTCTATTTACAAAGCGCTACCGCAATAA